A single window of Candidatus Hydrogenedentota bacterium DNA harbors:
- the rsfS gene encoding ribosome silencing factor, with amino-acid sequence MAGKKKTGMDKALLEKVLQAAEIAAEKKAGDIRAYDVRGLTLMADAFIICSASSEPQLRAIASAAREDMKDLGHSVLRVEGDHHCGWLIVDYGDVIFHVFRESARSFYDLDRMWADAPEIPLPDGGRDGGPAKN; translated from the coding sequence ATGGCCGGCAAAAAAAAGACAGGCATGGACAAGGCGCTGCTGGAGAAGGTCCTCCAGGCGGCCGAAATCGCGGCGGAGAAAAAGGCGGGGGACATCCGCGCCTACGACGTGCGCGGCCTCACCCTCATGGCCGACGCCTTCATCATCTGCTCCGCGTCGAGCGAGCCGCAGCTCCGCGCCATCGCCTCGGCCGCACGCGAGGACATGAAGGACCTCGGCCACAGCGTCCTGCGCGTCGAGGGCGACCACCACTGCGGATGGTTGATCGTGGACTACGGAGATGTTATCTTTCATGTGTTCAGGGAGTCCGCCCGGTCCTTCTACGACCTGGACCGCATGTGGGCGGACGCGCCGGAAATCCCCCTGCCGGACGGCGGGCGGGACGGCGGTCCCGCGAAAAATTAA
- the gatB gene encoding Asp-tRNA(Asn)/Glu-tRNA(Gln) amidotransferase subunit GatB: protein MEFEAVIGMEVHVEINSRSKVFCACATDFHAPPNTNVCPICLGMPGTLPVLNVDMVDKSVAVGLALNCAISRWSKMDRKNYFYPDLAKNYQISQYDLPLCHGGWLDIEVDGAPRRIGITRAHMEEDTARNTHTLAGGQSGVDFNRCGLPLLEIVTEPDIRSAKEAHAYLTALKQILQYLGVSDCNMEEGSLRAEANISIRPTGQEAFGTKTEVKNVASFSGVFKAIDYEISRQAQVLRSGGKVIQETRGWDADRGVTFSQRLKESAHDYRYFPEPDLVPIVVDEAWEQRIRESLPELPIARKARVESQYGLSAYDAGVITMTRALADYYEAVAAAGADPKKAANWLTVELQALLTDSKQEITECRVAPAALAELVALIESGDISGKMAKDILGDMFITGKTARAIVAEKGLVQISDSGELAEIIRRVLAENPAQVEQYRAGKEKVLGFLVGQVMRATQGKANPQILNDLLRDELAP, encoded by the coding sequence ATGGAATTCGAAGCAGTCATCGGCATGGAGGTCCATGTCGAGATCAACAGCCGGTCCAAGGTCTTCTGCGCGTGCGCCACGGACTTCCACGCCCCGCCGAACACCAACGTCTGCCCCATCTGCCTGGGCATGCCCGGCACCCTGCCCGTCCTGAACGTGGACATGGTGGACAAGTCCGTGGCCGTGGGCCTCGCGCTCAACTGCGCCATCTCACGCTGGTCCAAGATGGACCGGAAAAACTATTTCTACCCCGACCTCGCCAAGAACTACCAGATCAGCCAGTACGACCTGCCCCTGTGCCACGGCGGATGGCTGGACATCGAGGTGGACGGCGCGCCCCGCCGCATCGGCATCACCCGCGCCCACATGGAGGAGGACACCGCCCGCAACACGCACACCCTCGCGGGCGGCCAGAGCGGCGTGGACTTCAACCGCTGCGGCCTCCCCCTCCTCGAAATCGTCACCGAGCCGGACATCCGCAGCGCGAAGGAGGCCCACGCCTACCTCACCGCCCTCAAGCAGATTCTCCAGTACCTCGGCGTGAGCGACTGCAACATGGAGGAGGGCTCCCTGCGCGCCGAGGCCAACATCAGCATCCGCCCCACCGGGCAGGAGGCCTTCGGCACCAAGACCGAGGTCAAAAACGTCGCCTCCTTCAGCGGGGTCTTCAAGGCCATTGACTACGAAATCAGCCGCCAGGCCCAGGTGCTCCGCTCCGGCGGCAAGGTCATCCAGGAAACCCGCGGCTGGGACGCCGACAGGGGCGTCACCTTCTCCCAGCGTCTTAAGGAGTCCGCCCACGACTACCGCTATTTCCCCGAACCAGACCTGGTCCCCATCGTGGTGGACGAGGCCTGGGAACAGCGCATCCGCGAGTCACTCCCCGAACTGCCCATCGCCCGCAAGGCGCGCGTCGAGTCGCAGTACGGCCTCTCCGCGTATGACGCCGGGGTCATCACCATGACCCGCGCCCTCGCCGACTACTATGAGGCCGTGGCCGCCGCGGGCGCCGACCCGAAAAAGGCGGCCAACTGGCTCACCGTCGAGCTGCAGGCCCTGCTCACCGACTCGAAACAGGAAATCACCGAATGCCGCGTGGCCCCCGCCGCGCTTGCGGAGCTTGTTGCCCTCATCGAGTCCGGCGACATCAGCGGCAAAATGGCCAAGGACATCCTCGGCGACATGTTCATCACCGGAAAAACCGCCCGGGCCATCGTCGCCGAAAAGGGCCTGGTCCAGATCAGCGACTCCGGCGAACTTGCCGAAATCATCCGCCGCGTCCTCGCGGAGAACCCCGCCCAGGTGGAGCAGTACCGCGCGGGCAAGGAAAAAGTCCTCGGCTTCCTGGTCGGCCAGGTGATGCGCGCCACCCAGGGCAAGGCCAACCCCCAGATTCTAAACGACTTGCTGCGCGACGAACTCGCGCCATAG
- the gatA gene encoding Asp-tRNA(Asn)/Glu-tRNA(Gln) amidotransferase subunit GatA yields the protein MTTPWHYKSAMEIRNAVRNRAVTATEITEHHLDRIAEVDGRVDAFTQIWRDEALAQAAAVDEKARQGRELGPLAGVPVGLKELLATRSGKTTCASKILENYRSPYDATVVRKLAAADAVFLGKVNMDEFAMGSSTERSTIKTTKNPWNLKCVPGGSSGGSAAAVTAGECAVSLGSDTGGSIRQPACLCGCVGIKPTYGRVSRYGLVAFASSLDQIGPLTRTVEDAALTLNTLCGRDPMDATSADLPVPDFTKALTGDIKGLRVGLPREYFTDALGAEMREKVEAAVDVLRRGGAEIVSVSFPHAQYAIAVYYIICTAEASANLARFDGVRYGFRHPAAKSVEEMYVLTKSEGFGPEVRRRILLGTYVLSSGYYDAYYLKAQKVRRLIKRDFDEAFEKCDVIAGPTSPIPSFEFGSKTDNPMEMYLADIYTISVNLATLPGISIPCGLTASGLPAGLQMMARPFDEETLLRAAHCHERMSGITLGPPPIA from the coding sequence ATGACCACCCCCTGGCATTACAAGTCCGCCATGGAAATCCGGAACGCCGTGCGCAACCGCGCGGTGACCGCCACCGAGATCACGGAGCATCATCTGGACCGCATCGCGGAGGTGGACGGCCGCGTGGACGCCTTCACCCAGATATGGCGCGACGAGGCCCTGGCGCAGGCGGCGGCGGTGGACGAGAAGGCCCGGCAGGGCCGGGAACTTGGCCCCCTGGCGGGCGTCCCCGTCGGGCTGAAGGAGCTCCTGGCCACGCGGAGCGGCAAGACCACCTGCGCCTCCAAAATCCTGGAAAACTACCGCAGCCCCTATGACGCGACGGTCGTGCGAAAGCTCGCCGCCGCCGACGCGGTCTTCCTCGGCAAGGTGAACATGGACGAGTTCGCCATGGGCTCCTCCACCGAGCGCAGCACCATCAAGACCACCAAGAACCCCTGGAACCTGAAATGTGTCCCCGGCGGCTCCAGCGGCGGCTCCGCCGCGGCGGTCACCGCGGGCGAGTGCGCCGTCTCCCTCGGCAGCGACACGGGCGGCTCCATCCGCCAGCCCGCCTGCCTCTGCGGCTGCGTCGGCATCAAGCCCACCTACGGGCGCGTCTCCCGCTACGGGCTGGTGGCCTTCGCCTCCTCCCTCGACCAGATCGGCCCGCTCACGCGCACCGTGGAGGACGCCGCCCTCACGCTGAACACCCTCTGCGGGCGCGACCCCATGGACGCCACCTCGGCGGACCTGCCCGTGCCGGACTTCACCAAGGCGCTCACGGGCGACATCAAGGGGCTCCGCGTGGGCCTGCCCCGCGAGTACTTCACCGACGCCCTCGGCGCGGAGATGCGTGAAAAGGTCGAGGCCGCCGTGGACGTGCTCCGCCGCGGGGGCGCGGAAATCGTCTCCGTCTCCTTCCCCCACGCCCAATACGCCATCGCGGTCTACTACATCATCTGCACCGCCGAGGCCAGCGCCAACCTGGCCCGCTTCGACGGCGTCCGCTACGGCTTCCGCCATCCCGCGGCGAAGAGCGTCGAGGAGATGTACGTCCTGACCAAGTCCGAGGGCTTCGGCCCCGAGGTGCGCCGCCGCATCCTCCTCGGCACCTACGTCCTCTCCAGCGGCTACTACGACGCCTACTACCTGAAGGCCCAGAAGGTGCGCCGCCTCATCAAGCGCGACTTCGACGAGGCCTTCGAGAAGTGCGACGTCATCGCCGGACCGACCTCCCCGATTCCCAGCTTCGAGTTCGGCTCGAAGACGGACAACCCCATGGAGATGTACCTCGCGGACATCTACACCATCTCGGTCAACCTGGCCACCCTCCCCGGCATCTCCATCCCCTGCGGGCTCACCGCCTCGGGGCTGCCCGCCGGACTCCAGATGATGGCCCGGCCCTTTGACGAGGAGACGCTGCTGCGCGCCGCACACTGCCACGAGCGGATGAGCGGCATAACCCTGGGCCCGCCGCCCATTGCCTGA
- the gatC gene encoding Asp-tRNA(Asn)/Glu-tRNA(Gln) amidotransferase subunit GatC, whose product MSKITRQDVEYVAGLAQLRLDDATKGRLVREMGDILAYMDQLNELDTEHVEPMMHAMEMTNVFRQDVPGESLPRGEALMNAPMHDGEYFMVPRILEGDTA is encoded by the coding sequence ATGAGCAAAATAACCCGGCAGGACGTGGAGTATGTGGCCGGACTGGCCCAGCTCCGCCTGGACGACGCGACGAAGGGCCGCCTGGTACGCGAAATGGGCGACATCCTGGCGTACATGGACCAGTTGAACGAGCTGGACACGGAGCATGTCGAGCCGATGATGCACGCCATGGAGATGACCAACGTTTTCCGTCAGGACGTGCCCGGCGAGTCCCTCCCCCGCGGGGAGGCGCTCATGAACGCCCCCATGCACGACGGCGAGTACTTCATGGTGCCCCGCATACTCGAGGGGGACACGGCATGA
- the waaF gene encoding lipopolysaccharide heptosyltransferase II yields the protein MAGMPAPETLLAFAPNWLGDAVMCTPALRAIKRRFPEAALTVAGTPAVCALLEGLPWLDALHPVPYRAGPGELWRHARLLAPHARDLAVVFPHSFRAALMARLTGARRRLGQDRGGRRVLLTDTVQPHRENGHIAPIYMAREYLDLLAPLGAVDDNEGLELAAPAEETALLRERLAGPGPLVALAPGAAFGPSKRWFPESFAKVADNLAADCGARCVLLTGPGEEDTRDAVLAAAKTPLLQCPKGGLGMLKAALSLADLLIGNDSGPRHIAIAFKTPVVCIMGPTSPAYTHSPWERGRLLRVDVDCGPCQKPTCATDHRCMTGVTVEAVTRAARAVLAECGLKTPRSDSSP from the coding sequence ATGGCCGGCATGCCCGCTCCGGAAACCCTGCTCGCCTTCGCCCCCAACTGGCTCGGCGACGCCGTCATGTGCACCCCCGCGCTCCGCGCGATCAAACGGCGCTTCCCCGAGGCCGCCCTCACCGTGGCGGGCACCCCCGCCGTCTGCGCCCTGCTCGAGGGCCTGCCCTGGCTGGACGCGCTGCATCCCGTGCCCTACCGCGCGGGTCCGGGCGAACTTTGGCGGCACGCCCGCCTCCTCGCGCCCCATGCGCGGGACCTCGCCGTGGTCTTCCCCCACTCCTTCCGCGCCGCGCTCATGGCCCGCCTCACCGGCGCACGGCGGCGTCTCGGCCAGGACCGGGGCGGCCGGCGCGTCCTCCTGACCGACACCGTGCAACCCCACCGGGAAAACGGGCACATCGCCCCCATATACATGGCCCGCGAATACCTCGACCTTCTGGCCCCTCTGGGCGCGGTGGACGACAATGAGGGGCTGGAACTCGCCGCCCCGGCGGAAGAAACCGCGCTCCTGCGCGAACGCCTTGCCGGGCCGGGCCCCCTCGTCGCCCTGGCGCCCGGCGCGGCCTTCGGCCCCAGCAAACGCTGGTTCCCCGAGTCCTTCGCGAAAGTGGCGGACAACCTCGCGGCGGACTGCGGCGCGCGCTGCGTCCTCCTCACGGGTCCCGGCGAGGAGGACACCCGGGACGCCGTCCTCGCGGCGGCCAAAACCCCGCTCCTTCAATGCCCCAAGGGCGGGCTGGGCATGCTCAAGGCCGCCCTCTCCCTGGCGGACTTGCTCATCGGCAACGACAGCGGCCCGAGGCACATCGCCATCGCCTTCAAGACCCCCGTCGTCTGCATCATGGGCCCCACCTCCCCCGCCTACACCCACAGCCCCTGGGAGCGCGGCCGTCTCCTCCGGGTGGACGTGGACTGCGGCCCCTGCCAGAAACCCACCTGCGCCACCGACCACCGCTGCATGACCGGCGTCACCGTCGAGGCCGTGACCAGGGCGGCCCGCGCCGTCCTCGCGGAATGCGGACTGAAAACGCCAAGGAGTGACAGTTCCCCATGA
- a CDS encoding fucose isomerase, protein MLTLGVIVGNRGFFPDHLCRTGRETILGVLKKAGVRAVILPEGSTKFGSVETLPDARLCADLFKKHRDKIDGVLVTLPNFGDERAVANTLRWAELDVPVLVHAFADDARTMTIKDRRDSFCGKMSVCNNLRQYGIPFSLTRLHTVDPASDIFRADLDRFMAVCRVVRALRHARVGMIGARPAAFNTVRFSEKLFEASGISVETADLSELLGNAARLGDGDAAVKAKLESLCGYTSCGKTPKEALLRMAKLGAAIDRWMADTQVSATAIQCWTSLEENYGVVPCALMSMMSDRLMPSACETDIPGLIGMMALQAASGTPSALLDWNNNYGDDPDKAVLFHCSNLPKSFFVEQCMDYQEIIAGTVGKNNTYGTIVGRIKPEPFTFCRVSTDDEMGEVLAYVGEGRFTEDKLGTFGGYGVAEIEDLQELLEYICENGFEHHVACNLSQVSEPVAEAFDRYLGWEVYEH, encoded by the coding sequence ATGCTGACACTGGGCGTGATTGTGGGCAACCGGGGCTTTTTCCCGGACCATCTTTGCAGGACGGGCCGCGAGACCATTCTGGGCGTGCTGAAGAAGGCGGGGGTGCGGGCGGTGATTCTGCCGGAGGGGTCCACCAAGTTCGGTTCGGTGGAGACCCTGCCGGACGCGCGGCTCTGCGCGGACTTGTTCAAGAAGCACCGGGACAAGATTGACGGGGTGCTGGTGACGCTTCCGAATTTCGGGGACGAGCGGGCCGTGGCGAACACGCTGCGCTGGGCGGAACTGGACGTGCCGGTGCTGGTGCACGCCTTCGCGGACGACGCGCGCACCATGACAATCAAGGACCGCCGGGACAGTTTCTGCGGGAAGATGTCGGTGTGCAACAACCTGCGCCAGTACGGCATCCCCTTCTCGCTGACGCGGCTGCACACGGTGGACCCGGCGTCCGATATTTTCCGGGCGGACCTGGACCGGTTCATGGCGGTGTGCCGGGTGGTGCGCGCGCTGCGGCACGCCCGCGTGGGCATGATTGGCGCGCGCCCTGCCGCGTTCAACACGGTGCGCTTCAGCGAAAAGCTTTTTGAGGCTTCGGGCATCTCGGTGGAGACGGCGGACCTTTCGGAACTGCTGGGCAACGCGGCGCGGCTTGGGGACGGCGACGCGGCGGTGAAGGCGAAGCTGGAGAGCCTGTGCGGCTACACGTCCTGCGGGAAGACGCCGAAGGAGGCGCTGCTGCGCATGGCGAAGCTGGGCGCGGCGATTGACCGGTGGATGGCGGACACGCAGGTGTCGGCCACGGCCATCCAGTGCTGGACGTCGCTGGAGGAGAACTACGGGGTGGTGCCCTGCGCGCTGATGAGCATGATGTCCGACCGGCTGATGCCCAGCGCCTGCGAGACGGACATCCCCGGACTCATCGGCATGATGGCGCTTCAGGCGGCCTCGGGCACGCCCTCGGCGCTGCTGGACTGGAACAACAACTACGGCGACGACCCGGACAAGGCGGTGCTTTTCCACTGCTCGAACCTCCCCAAGTCCTTCTTTGTGGAGCAGTGCATGGACTATCAGGAGATCATCGCGGGGACCGTCGGCAAGAACAACACTTACGGCACCATCGTGGGGCGGATCAAGCCGGAGCCGTTCACCTTCTGCCGGGTCTCGACGGACGACGAGATGGGCGAGGTGCTGGCCTATGTGGGCGAGGGCCGTTTCACGGAGGACAAGCTGGGCACCTTCGGCGGCTACGGCGTGGCCGAAATCGAGGACCTGCAGGAGCTGCTGGAGTACATCTGCGAGAACGGCTTCGAGCATCATGTCGCGTGCAACCTTTCCCAGGTGTCGGAGCCGGTCGCGGAGGCCTTTGACCGGTATCTCGGGTGGGAGGTTTACGAGCACTGA
- a CDS encoding right-handed parallel beta-helix repeat-containing protein, which produces MTRRVVLWFVLFAGVVGLAALVIVPKIIYPANPAVTPELTDAVRNLSGKVPVFPGAEGFGADTPAGRGGRVLRVTSLEAAGPGTLREALETPGPRSIVFEVGGVIRLSESLVIPHPFVTVAGQTAPSPGITLAGAGLVIATHDALVRHLRVRVGDAMPGPPGDARDGLSVYPGGDGRAFNVVVDHCSVSWAVDEGASHWGAGVSDVTFRNCIFSENLSRSIHPKGEHSKGLLLGNHGKRIAVIGCLFASNRQRSPYVKGDVSALVVNNLIYNPGTYAVHVGDYESVGPNIAGIYGNVLWPGPDTWRLAGMVTVHLHAQRSAVVCVMDNLHTGRALWRELAFSNRRRDIAHYDNSPVQVKPLTLRRASETPLWVLANAGARPGDRDAADLRAVRGALARTGRIIDSQEQVGGMPAVAEVRRPLALPENPDGDDNGNGHTNLEEWLHGLARRVEGGVL; this is translated from the coding sequence ATGACGCGCAGGGTGGTTTTGTGGTTTGTTTTGTTTGCGGGGGTGGTGGGGCTTGCGGCCCTTGTCATCGTTCCGAAAATCATCTATCCGGCGAACCCCGCCGTGACGCCGGAACTGACGGACGCCGTCCGGAATCTTTCGGGGAAAGTCCCGGTCTTTCCGGGGGCGGAGGGTTTCGGCGCGGACACGCCCGCCGGACGCGGGGGGAGGGTCCTCCGGGTGACCTCGCTGGAGGCGGCGGGGCCGGGCACGCTGCGCGAGGCGCTGGAGACGCCCGGCCCGCGCAGCATCGTCTTCGAGGTGGGCGGGGTTATCCGCCTTTCCGAGTCGCTGGTCATTCCCCACCCCTTTGTGACCGTGGCGGGGCAGACGGCGCCGTCACCGGGGATTACCCTTGCCGGGGCGGGGCTGGTCATCGCCACGCATGACGCGCTGGTGCGGCATCTGCGGGTCCGCGTGGGGGACGCGATGCCGGGTCCGCCGGGGGACGCGCGGGACGGCCTGTCGGTGTATCCCGGCGGGGACGGGCGCGCCTTCAACGTGGTGGTGGACCACTGCTCCGTGAGCTGGGCGGTGGACGAGGGGGCGAGCCACTGGGGCGCGGGGGTTTCCGATGTGACCTTCCGCAACTGCATATTCTCGGAGAACCTGTCCCGGTCCATCCACCCGAAGGGGGAGCACTCGAAGGGACTGCTGCTGGGGAACCACGGGAAACGGATTGCCGTCATCGGGTGCCTTTTCGCCAGCAACCGCCAGCGCAGCCCCTATGTGAAGGGCGACGTGAGCGCGCTGGTCGTGAACAACCTCATCTACAACCCCGGCACCTATGCCGTGCATGTGGGCGACTATGAGTCCGTGGGCCCCAATATCGCGGGCATTTACGGCAATGTGCTGTGGCCCGGCCCCGACACGTGGCGGCTGGCGGGAATGGTCACGGTGCATCTTCACGCCCAGCGCAGCGCCGTGGTGTGCGTGATGGACAACCTGCACACGGGCCGCGCCCTCTGGCGGGAACTCGCTTTTTCCAACCGGCGCCGCGACATCGCGCACTACGACAACTCGCCGGTTCAGGTGAAACCCCTGACCCTCCGGCGTGCCTCGGAGACGCCGCTGTGGGTGCTGGCGAACGCCGGGGCGCGCCCCGGTGACCGCGACGCGGCGGACTTGCGGGCGGTGCGGGGGGCGCTGGCCCGCACCGGTCGCATCATTGACAGCCAGGAGCAGGTGGGCGGAATGCCCGCCGTGGCGGAGGTCCGCAGGCCATTGGCGCTTCCCGAGAATCCGGACGGGGACGACAACGGAAACGGCCACACGAACCTGGAAGAATGGCTGCATGGGCTGGCGCGGCGCGTGGAGGGGGGCGTACTTTGA
- a CDS encoding nucleoid-structuring protein H-NS, translating into MYRPEIKVLDCTIRDGGLMNEWRFDKAMVKDVFHGLVQAGVDYVELGYRADKKQFSPKDFGPWRFCDEEDLRDVAYECGTKVSIMVDVGRTDYDAFLPASESIVKLVRVATYVKDVDKAIHLGRHVKSMGYEVSVNIMAVSHALEPDLDEALDQLAATDFDMVYLVDSFGYFYSEQIHYLAEKYQAHLNGKTVGIHCHDNQCLGFANTVEGIIKGINMLDATIHGIGRAAGNCPLELLIGFLKNPKFDVRPVFDLIEKYFIDLKKELRWGYEIPYAITGILNKHPRAAMAFMKGVHGNTFSEFYDELLNADEI; encoded by the coding sequence ATGTACAGGCCGGAAATCAAGGTGTTGGACTGCACCATCCGCGACGGCGGGCTGATGAACGAGTGGCGTTTTGACAAGGCCATGGTGAAGGACGTGTTCCATGGTCTGGTCCAGGCCGGGGTGGACTATGTGGAGCTGGGCTACCGCGCGGACAAGAAGCAGTTCAGCCCGAAGGATTTCGGCCCGTGGCGTTTCTGCGACGAGGAGGACCTGCGCGACGTGGCCTACGAGTGCGGCACGAAGGTGTCCATCATGGTGGACGTGGGCCGCACCGACTACGACGCCTTCCTTCCCGCCAGCGAGTCCATCGTGAAACTGGTGCGCGTGGCCACGTATGTGAAGGACGTGGACAAGGCGATCCACCTGGGCAGGCACGTCAAGAGCATGGGCTACGAGGTGTCCGTGAACATCATGGCCGTGTCGCACGCGCTGGAGCCGGACCTGGACGAGGCGCTGGACCAGTTGGCGGCCACGGACTTCGACATGGTTTACCTGGTGGACAGTTTCGGCTATTTCTACAGCGAGCAAATCCACTATCTCGCGGAGAAATACCAGGCGCACCTGAACGGCAAGACGGTGGGCATCCACTGCCATGACAACCAGTGCCTGGGTTTCGCGAACACCGTCGAGGGCATCATCAAGGGGATCAACATGCTCGACGCCACCATCCACGGCATCGGCCGCGCTGCGGGCAACTGCCCCCTGGAGCTGCTGATCGGATTTCTGAAGAATCCCAAGTTTGACGTGCGCCCGGTTTTTGATCTCATTGAGAAGTATTTCATTGACCTGAAGAAGGAGCTGCGCTGGGGCTATGAGATTCCCTACGCCATCACCGGCATCCTCAACAAGCATCCCCGCGCCGCCATGGCGTTCATGAAGGGTGTCCACGGGAACACCTTCAGCGAGTTTTATGACGAGCTGCTGAACGCGGACGAAATCTGA
- a CDS encoding DUF1559 domain-containing protein, translating into MKKKGFTLIELLVVIAIIGILAAILLPALARAREAARRSSCQNNLKQWGIVLKMYSNEAKGSFPPLQILRDRRPFGVNNVAVALAAGPAVYAIYPEYLTDPNITLCPSDPGLSGHKADLFFEVGNQQNQPPGTPRFAYEPEIIDASYMYLGWAFDNTIPADRANTFQITSVLSAFGGSITGNPWVPIQVAGALDGLIAQAGGISAIVPVADNPYAIASLLDKDSNIGQGGRPGFGNGGGNTVYRLREGIERFLITDINNPGASNVAQSSLWIMMDTISSGGVEALFNHIPGGSNVLYMDGHVEFLRYVPITGLDGIGSSAEATQRLRGSNAPVMATVATLIGGIMGG; encoded by the coding sequence ATGAAGAAGAAAGGCTTTACCCTCATCGAACTGCTGGTGGTCATCGCGATCATCGGCATCCTGGCGGCCATCCTGCTGCCGGCGCTCGCCCGCGCGCGCGAGGCGGCGCGGCGCTCGAGCTGCCAGAACAACCTCAAGCAGTGGGGCATCGTGCTGAAGATGTACAGCAACGAGGCCAAGGGGAGTTTCCCCCCGCTGCAGATACTCCGGGACCGCAGGCCCTTCGGCGTGAACAATGTCGCGGTTGCCCTGGCGGCCGGCCCGGCAGTTTACGCCATTTATCCCGAATATCTCACAGACCCCAACATCACACTGTGCCCCTCCGACCCCGGACTCAGCGGGCACAAAGCCGATCTGTTTTTTGAGGTGGGCAACCAGCAGAACCAGCCTCCGGGCACGCCGCGCTTCGCGTATGAGCCGGAAATCATAGACGCCAGCTACATGTACCTGGGCTGGGCCTTTGACAACACAATTCCCGCGGACCGGGCGAACACCTTCCAAATCACGTCGGTTCTGTCGGCCTTCGGCGGCTCCATCACAGGCAACCCCTGGGTGCCGATTCAGGTGGCGGGCGCGCTGGACGGGCTGATTGCGCAGGCCGGCGGGATTAGCGCCATTGTCCCAGTGGCCGACAATCCCTACGCCATTGCCTCCCTTTTGGACAAGGATTCGAACATTGGCCAGGGCGGCCGTCCAGGTTTCGGCAACGGCGGCGGGAACACGGTGTACCGGCTTCGCGAGGGCATTGAGCGGTTCCTCATCACGGACATCAACAACCCCGGTGCGTCGAATGTGGCGCAAAGTTCGTTGTGGATTATGATGGACACCATCTCGTCCGGCGGCGTCGAGGCGCTGTTCAACCACATCCCCGGCGGCAGCAACGTGCTGTACATGGACGGCCATGTGGAGTTCCTGCGCTATGTCCCGATCACGGGTCTGGACGGCATAGGCTCTTCGGCCGAGGCGACCCAGCGCCTGCGGGGCAGCAACGCCCCGGTGATGGCGACGGTGGCGACGCTGATCGGCGGGATTATGGGCGGCTGA